atttgcctaatatttagaaatattgtcaataaaaaaaaaaaaaaattgtcatacAACAGAAATAGGCAGAAGCAGGAATTTTCAACTTCTGCGGGGCAAGAAAATAGATTATTAATGAAACAAATTAactttcttaaatatttaaatttacaattattaaactttatatatatatattgaatatatattccaaaaaatatttacatatatgtTAAATGCGTATagcattatatttatatatatgttaacgTGTGTTTGTATATTGATTGAGTCTGTTGTAGGGTCAATTAGACCAATTGAGTATATCCTTAGACAGAGGCcctcacaaaatatatataaaaaaaaatcaaaataaataaagagactAAATAAACTAACAGTGGCATGTTTCAACAAATGGCCATGAAAAGAACTCTAATTCATTTAGCGGGTCCcatcatgaagaattaagataattaaagaGCTAAGTATACGTACTCGACTCTGCCTTACAGAGCTAAAGATCTAGATGGTGTTGCTGATCAAAATCAAAAGGATAATCTCACCTGCATTGTACAATACAGTGCCACGTTataatccaaaaaagaaaattacaaaatgcatcCTGACCTGTCAACATTAATACAacaatggcaaaaaaaaaagtcaataataTAAAGAAGGAAAACTGTATATTGTGGCTATTCCTGTTAGGACCaccagcaagcaagcaagcattATAAAATAGATGCAAAAATAATCAGGCAGGGCTTAGCTTTTGGCTAGGATGAATTTTTGGAGTTTCGTGTGATACTTTATCCTTCCGTGAAGTTTGCTGAGGAAAACTTGACAAAAGCTCTACAACATCGGGATCTTTGAGATCTTCAGAGGTAAGACACGTCAAGATGGTTGAAGTTATTATTGGGTCGAGAAAAGCACCCAGAGCAGGCATTTTATGAAGCAGGCGGATGATTTCTTCCTTTTCACCCCATGAATAAAAACCCTTAAGAAGAGAATCAAATACGTAGGCATCTGGTTTAAAGCCATGTGCAATCATTTTCTCCAGAACACTCTTAGCATCATCCAACTGGCCAGCCCTGCAAAACCTATTTATTAATATGGAAAAGGTCACAGCATCAGGGGCCAAACCCCTTTGAAGCATGTCTTCAAGTACTTCTTTGGCAGATTGAATATCCTCTGCTTTCAGAGTTGCgtcaattattatattaaatgacaCAACATCAGGTTCGCAGCCCAAACTCCTCATCTCATCAAACAGTCCTCTTGCCTGCACCAAGTTGCCTTCTTTGCACAGAGTTGCTATCAGTTGATTGTAGCTAAACATGGTAGGGTAAAGCCCACAAGCTCTCATTTTTATAAGAATCCCTATTGCTATATTAGCCATATGCAATTTACAGAATCCATTTATCATAACACTATACATGAATGAATCTGGAGTTAGCCCTGATTGGAGCACCTGTTTCCAAAACCCCATAGCTTTCTCAACATTCCCTTCCTTTAGACAACCCTGAATCAGCGAAGTATAAGCTACGTTGTCACAGATGTTCCCATCCACAACCATCTAATGGTGAATCTCCACAGCTTCATCAAGACGACCTTCTTTGCAGAGCCCCTGGATCAGCACACTAAGTGTGTATACATCTGGTTTAACATAGTTATTGTCTTTCAACATCATATAAAAAAGAATGATTGCCTCATTAACCTTCCCATTTTTGCAAAGTCCTGTGGCTAAAGTGTTGTAAGTAACCACATCAGGCTTCTTCCCCCTCTCAAtcatcatttcaaatattttagaagCATCGCTTACCAAATCTTCCTTGCACAATCCATTTATTAGAACATTGTACGTTACAACACTCGGCTCTTCACCCTTCTCTAGCATCAAATCAAATAACTTGACAGCTTTGCTGGCTCTCCCATCCTTACAAATAGCACCAATTAAACTTGTGTAAGTGACAGTATCAGGACGGACCCCTCGTTCCGTCATAGAGTTCAATATTGTTGTTGCTTCCTCCCATTGACCTATCCCACACAGACCATCTAACAAGCAACTATATGTGATCACATTTGGGGAAATTCCTTGTCCCAACATTTCATTAAAGAGTTCCTTGCCCCTAATAACATCCACTCTATGGCAGAAACCACTTATAAGTGTCCCATAGGCAACAACATCAGCAACCAATCCATTCATCCTCATCTCCTTGAACAGTCTCATAGCTTCGTCCATTCTACCCTCCTTGCATAGTCCATCCATCAAAATGGTGTACGTAGTCAAATTGGGGCTACAATTTGTTACCTTCATCTCATCTCTCAATTTCAGAGCTCATTCCATGTTTTTTGCCTTGCAAAGTCCCCTTATAAGTGTATTAAAGCTAACAATAATATCAAATGAGATACAACCTCTACGCAGTTGTCAAAAAAGCTCCATTGCCTCAACAACCTTGCCATTTCGACACAAGCCCTTCAATACAATATTCACATTGTATATAGTAACACTAAAACCACGCTTGACCATCAGACTCAATACCCCAAAAGCAAATTCAACCTGATGTGTATTCACAAAGCAGTCAATCACAACACTCAGAGTTAGAAAACTAGTGGAAATGCCAACAGGGCTCATCGTATTGTACACTTGGAGAGTCAAATTGTGGTTCTCCGACTTGGCAAGGGCTCGAACAAGGAAGTTGCATGTGGGATGCGAAGGAACGAGATTCAAATCAATGAGTTGGTTGAAAAGTGAAACCGCATCGTCAAATTGGGGATTAGGTTTTTCACATAGGGATCTTATCCAGAATTCTGCTTCCTGTAGATAGTCGGTGACACTGGAACTGGCTGGTAGTTTTGGGGAGAAAAGTTTGATGAGCTCACAATGGTGCAAGTGGAGGCCGCGATTCAAGAGTGGTTTCGTAATCATTTCAAGTGTGGATTTAGTCCCTTGTGCATAAATAGAGCGAGAAGGGCAATTGAGAAGGCTGAGTTACTACTTGCGGAGAAGAGAAGCCGAAGAAGAAATGGTTTCCTAAAACAATGAAATCATTATTGGTCATCTAGTAGtgtaaagaaaaacaaaaatttcacATAATATGGTTGCACAATCATTCCATTGACCAAGGAAAAATTGAATCCTAACCCCTTTAGAGGAGAAcacaaaaacatccaaaataaaTCTATCCTAAAAGCACTATGGACCATATCTGTACAAGTAGACAAAAACAACAAACCTAAAATAACATGAGAAACCTAAGTAGGAACACCTTGGGATAATTGGAGATGAACGAATGAACTGCTTTCTCAATTTGTATTGAACTTAGATGAGATATTTATACATGGGCATGCCTCAGTTTGCTCCTATAATACAagaatacaaaatacaaatttaaataggATACAACAGATAAGATAGGACATACGATAAGATTTAAACTTAAGTAGTAGTCCTATCCTATCTTTACGGAGCTACTTTATCTCAAACTTCTAATCCCTTTTTTAtcatctcaacttgctttaattttaaatctttcaaacctCTTCTTATCATCCTATCTCCCTTCGGTACAACAACAAATATTTTCGTATCCCCTTTCTTCAAcactctcccccccccccctcaagctggtgaatagatgtcTCTCATTCCCAGTTTGTCTCTAATCAATTCAAACCCTTGTTTAGCCATTGCTTTGGTAAGAATATCAGCTTCTTGTGAACCAATAGGAATATAGGTAATATTAATCCATCCATCTTCAATTTCTTGTTTAATAAAGTGGCGATCAATCCTCACATGTTTCATCTGTTCATGTTGTACTGGATTATTCACAACGtttattgttgatttgttgGCACTGTATAACTTGGTAGGAGTAGTTATTGGCATCTTTAAGTCTTCCAATTGTTTTTCAAGCCAAATTATTTCACACACCCCTTAAGGTGTTTGCTAGTGGAtcaatgcataaattgactcattACACTTATTGCATATGCTATATCCAGTCGTATAAGggaaaaatatatcaatttgCCCACTAATCGTTGGTATCTTTCTCTGTCTACTGGACCCTCTGTTCCATCCTCTTTATCCTTCCAATTTGGTTCCAATGGTGTGCTAGTTGGCTTACAACCAAGTTCTCGATAGTTTTGTGGAGGTGTGCACAATGGGACTTGGGGTCGAGACTTCGACAAGTATAGAAGGTGGCGTCAAATGGTTGCGTAGGAGAGGACATACTGAGCTGGAGGAATTGACACCAAAAGTTTAAACTGATAGATAATATGTTaactttttcttataaattattatttctacATTTAACATTAATCAACAAACTCAACCATTTAAATATATActcattttgatttatttaaatacgcAGAGATGAATCCATAACAgctttaaaattatgatttatttaaatatatactcATTATGATTTATCTAAACCATACTACCATTGTCTTGAATTCATTAAAATTAGTTATcataatgttataatttttaaataaagagcATCTCCAATGCATGAAGCCCCTTGCTTTGCAAGACTTGAGAGAGGGTCGTATTTATGCAACCTTTCATTTGCTTTTTAGTAGAAAGTTGGTTTCTACAACTCAAACTCATGGCCTTCCAATCAAAAAAGAGCAACCTTGCCGTTGTGACCAAAGTTCACCTCATTATaaattttcaagtaattttaatATTCATAAAACTAGGCGAACAAGCCAAAGTCAATCTCCCAATCAATAAAGGCTCTATCATCATTACAACCCTTAATTCTCTTAtcagttacatgaattttagtaCTCTAATCATCTTCATCCAGAGTTATTCTTTTGTAAGGAAATTAGCCCCtattactataaattttaattttatgtttatttattgtttagtatacaaaaaaaataataataataataactatggtattcttttcatgtttttcaCAACTTTACTTGAAATATTGGAATTTCTAAACATCATAACGGCTTTGTAAGTCCATTGTTCAATAATTCATAGAAGTAGTTGCTTATGATATCTCTATAGCACTTATTTTGAATTAACAATGTAGACCCCACCCCAACTAGTCTAGCAATCTGTTCCATAAGTTTGCTCAAGAAATCAAATAAGAATGAAGTCAACTAGGCCCAAAGCAAGCAAGCAATTCAAAGTAACAAGTAAGGGATACTTAGTATtgcaataaattatttattgatgaagGAAACCATATTACAAGGCTAAATAAGCTTTCTACCAAACAAGTAACTTAATAGAAAATTTGGCAAAAAGATTAGTTAGGTACACTGGAACTCTATTCAAACAAGAACAACATACCAAgactttatcccactatgtggggggaaagaaattaataatggcactattattttattttagccacTGGATTCTATAACTCATAGCGAGTTTCATGAATGTATTTAGCAAATAATGAGTTTGTACACTATAACTCATAGCGAGTTTCATGAACGTATTTAGCAAATAATGAGTTTGTACACTGGCCAAATGTTTCCAAAGAGTTCCTagttctaaataattttaaaaaagtaatatCACGAGTTTGGACGAATATTAGATGTTTTGGAGTGTTCCAGATGTGGCAGTATCCAAAACAGCACCTCTAGTGATATTCATAAATTACACAGAAACCTAGCGTTAAGTTTGTTGACCATTGCAGCTCTATTAATGTCATCATGGCTATTTGACAGATATGAAGGATATAAATGCAAGGCATTCTAACATCTCTACTCATGGCAGTGATAATATTAGGGGCTTAATCTCTCCTTGAGTCATTGGAAATTTAGACAAAAAGTAACGTTAGTTGTGAGCTTCCAATGCACACCTTTAAAGTCGGCTATCAGAGCATTTCTTTCTGTCTACTTACTATCCTATGTAAACCTCGCATATTTGACACTGAGAGATGAAAACGAAATAACACTTGCACAG
This genomic stretch from Diospyros lotus cultivar Yz01 chromosome 1, ASM1463336v1, whole genome shotgun sequence harbors:
- the LOC127809850 gene encoding pentatricopeptide repeat-containing protein At4g28010-like → MVVDGNICDNVAYTSLIQGCLKEGNVEKAMGFWKQVLQSGLTPDSFMYSVMINGFCKLHMANIAIGILIKMRACGLYPTMFSYNQLIATLCKEGNLVQARGLFDEMRSLGCEPDVVSFNIIIDATLKAEDIQSAKEVLEDMLQRGLAPDAVTFSILINRFCRAGQLDDAKSVLEKMIAHGFKPDAYVFDSLLKGFYSWGEKEEIIRLLHKMPALGAFLDPIITSTILTCLTSEDLKDPDVVELLSSFPQQTSRKDKVSHETPKIHPSQKLSPA
- the LOC127809927 gene encoding pentatricopeptide repeat-containing protein At4g28010-like, translating into MKVTNCSPNLTTYTILMDGLCKEGRMDEAMRLFKEMRMNGLVADVVAYGTLISGFCHRVDVIRGKELFNEMLGQGISPNVITYSCLLDGLCGIGQWEEATTILNSMTERGVRPDTVTYTSLIGAICKDGRASKAVKLFDLMLEKGEEPSVVTYNVLINGLCKEDLVSDASKIFEMMIERGKKPDVVTYNTLATGLCKNGKVNEAIILFYMMLKDNNYVKPDVYTLSVLIQGLCKEGRLDEAVEIHH